From Aedes albopictus strain Foshan chromosome 1, AalbF5, whole genome shotgun sequence, one genomic window encodes:
- the LOC134291972 gene encoding uncharacterized protein LOC134291972, giving the protein MESNGKYVRAPKAPESEWEIESIGHSDQVLLENSSSFCSATSLDDCDVDEGSERSFDSALPASIAGCKDQEDSDVIPSKNVPIEPDQTHQSTRSRLQRMDNVLCDLSKAMASIQRAEPEPFEPDQDWSTPTNSASVTTSSSVRWDNIKPFPAGVPANQMWEEWNRYIENFEIAATLSNANDPVRRSQLLFLSMGTELQGIVRAAKLRPSLKEANCYRNFVSNIGRYFQSMTDSAAEHEAFSNMKQQKSETAVAFHSRLMAKVRLCGYSPADHDRFVRAQLLKGLRNKDLVKAARTYGHDTNYIVQAATRDEAYDAEMAMTESFESSYSVHRVHRKPTIAESIKNRARPFDKVGRPEAKRFRGNRYAEQRYSQEPSRRFRCRRCHGHSHSNLPCPALNRNCNICGERGHFAAACRRARVRQLQIKSSASPTRDSRANETQYVNTLSLADVMVKCSIGSSSPILLLIDSGADVNVIGGKDWCRLKQEYESGLVNLNVIEQSNSKGICAYGTRTPMIVEASFEAQVVAIDCGMSSIKAVFHVVRNGSRSLLGRSTASDMGLLHVKTSVNNLEDVSNAKVFPKMPGIEIKFSINDSVQPVRNAYYNVPAAFREAAKKRLDEMESQDIIEKVTGAPIWISGMSAVAKGKDDFRLVVNMRGPNRAINREYFRLPLIEEMKTKLHGSKFYTKLDLSNAFYHLELHPESRELTTFLTENGMYLKAA; this is encoded by the exons ATGGAAAGTAACGGCAAATACGTTCGAGCTCCGAAAGCTCCAGAATCAGAGTGGGAAATTGAATCGATCGGTCATTCTGACCAGGTCCTATTGGAAAATTCAAGCTCTTTCTGCAGCGCTACTAGCCTAGATGACTGCGACGTCGATGAAGGCAGTGAAAGAAGTTTCGACTCTGCACTACCAGCAAGTATTGCGGGATGCAAAGATCAGGAAGACAGCGatgtaattccttcgaaaaacgTCCCGATTGAACCAGACCAGACCCATCAGAGCACCCGCAGTCGCCTCCAAAGAATGGACAACGTACTTTGCGATCTTTCGAAGGCAATGGCTTCCATTCAAAGAGCGGAACCCGAGCCATTCGAACCCGATCAAGATTGGTCAACTCCAACGAACAGCGCATCTGTAACTACATCCTCGAGCGTTCGTTGGGATAACATCAAGCCTTTCCCAGCCGGAGTGCCAGCGAACCAAATGTGGGAGGAGTGGAACCGTTATATAGAGAATTTTGAAATCGCGGCAACTCTCAGCAATGCGAACGATCCAGTTAGAAGGTCACAGTTGCTCTTCCTCTCAATGGGGACTGAACTTCAAGGTATCGTTAGAGCTGCCAAGCTCAGACCAAGTTTGAAGGAAGCAAACTGCTATCGCAATTTTGTTAGTAACATAGGACGTTACTTCCAATCCATGACCGACTCAGCCGCTGAACATGAAGCTTTCTCTAACATGAAGCAACAAAAATCGGAAACTGCCGTCGCATTCCACTCTCGTTTGATGGCAAAGGTTCGCTTGTGTGGGTACAGCCCAGCTGACCACGATAGATTCGTCCGCGCTCAACTTTTGAAAGGCTTGCGGAACAAGGACTTAGTGAAAGCAGCTAGGACGTATGGACACGATACGAATTACATAGTACAGGCGGCTACGCGGGACGAAGCCTACGATGCGGAAATGGCCATGACAGAGAGCTTCGAGTCCTCGTATTCAGTACACCGTGTACACCGAAAGCCGACAATAGCGGAATCGATCAAAAACCGTGCAAGGCCCTTCGATAAAGTTGGCAGACCAGAGGCGAAGCGTTTTCGGGGCAACCGATACGCCGAACAACGATACTCACAGGAACCAAGTCGTCGTTTTCGTTGTCGCAGATGTCACGGACACTCGCATTCCAATTTGCCGTGCCCAGCACTGAACAGGAATTGCAACATTTGCGGAGAGCGAGGTCACTTCGCAGCAGCCTGTCGGCGAGCACGTGTGCGGCAGCTCCAAATCAAATCCAGCGCATCGCCTACACGGGACAGTCGTGCGAATGAGACACAG taTGTGAACACTTTATCTCTGGCAGACGTTATGGTGAAGTGTTCCATAGGCTCGTCAAGTCCCATCCTGTTGCTTATTGACTCGGGTGCGGATGTAAACGTTATTGGAGGAAAGGACTGGTGTCGTCTCAAACAAGAATATGAATCTGGCTTGGTAAATCTCAATGTGATTGAACAGTCAAACTCGAAAGGCATCTGTGCATACGGCACACGGACCCCCATGATCGTAGAAGCTTCTTTCGAGGCCCAGGTCGTTGCAATAGACTGCGGAATGTCTTCCATAAAGGCTGTGTTTCACGTCGTACGCAACGGATCTAGATCGTTGCTTGGCCGATCTACTGCCAGCGATATGGGGCTATTGCATGTCAAAACGTCAGTTAACAATCTTGAAGATGTTAGCAATGccaaagtatttccgaaaatgcctggaatcgaaataaaattcagCATTAATGATTCCGTACAGCCGGTTCGAAACGCGTATTACAATGTCCCCGCCGCGTTTCGAGAAGCTGCGAAAAAGAGGCTTGACGAAATGGAGTCACAGGACATAATCGAAAAAGTGACCGGCGCCCCGATTTGGATTAGCGGAATGTCCGCAGTCGCTAAGGGAAAGGACGATTTTCGATTAGTCGTCAATATGCGAGGCCCAAATCGAGCGATAAATCGGGAGTACTTCCGACTACCACTGATCGAGGAGATGAAGACAAAACTCCATGGTTCCAAATTTTACACTAAACTCGACCTCAGCAACGCATTTTATCATCTGGAACTCCACCCCGAATCTCGCGAACTCACCACCTTCCTAACAGAGAACGGTATGTATCTAAAAGCAGCCTAG